The window CGCATCATTGGGACGAGCGGATTGCCAAAGTTCTTCGAGCAACCGCGGCAACACAACCGGCGCGCCTCCCATCTCGGCGACCTCACCAATGCGAGCGATGGAGCCAACCGCGAACGCATCGACCAGGTCGTCGGCAGCTCCCGCAGGACGACCTTGCGTCATCGGGAAATACGCCAACGCATCGCGAGTGTCACCGGCGTAGATGGTCTCACCACCAGGTCCGCGTGCGGAAGAGACGCCCCAGGTATCCAGCAAAGTTTCTAACGACTTTGGTTCGTTCAAACGAATTCCAGCGGCGACTTCTGGAATGCCTTCTTCTCCAGGAAACCAGGCCAACGCCACATGAGCGATCGTTTCGCTAGGCACTCCCGACCATTGGTTCAGGGCGTCCAACCAGCTTTGAGTTTCGGGACCGAACATCTCCAGCAACCCGAGTTGTTGAAGTCGTTGCCAATCCATCGTCACCACCGCGGCGGGACCTGGCGGCAACAATCCGGTGGCACGACTGACTTGTTCACCGTCTGCCCGCAAGTCTGGCGGAGCCCAAAGCATTTGCTCGTTGTCGACGACTTGAATTCCCGTCGCGGGCGGATCGGAACGACGAACCGGAGAGCGGACCGGCGTCGTGGGCTGGTTCGTATCACTCGAAACACGAGGAATGAATTGTGGAACCGGCGGCCGGACTCGCTTAGCAACTTCCCGCGGATTCTTGTCTCGCGTTGCCAGCATGGCGACCAAAACCAATACGGGAACGCACAACGCGTAGATCCCGTACCACGCTTTGCGGTTGCGTCGCCTTCGTCGACGGCGAACCGGAACAACGGCGGCAACGTTTTGTTTTGATTCCGTTGGTTTCGGTTCAGGTGTCGCGGTCGATGCTTCGGCTTTCGTCGTCTCAGGCACTTCCGACTCTGCGACAACGAGCGGAGTGGCATCGGCTTCAGGGTCCGCGTCGACGGAAGCGACGCCCGCCGAAGTTTCAGGCTGTGATGTGCCACCTCGTTCTACCATCGCTTCCTTGGCAACTTTCGCGACGGAAGCCACCTCTGCTTCCGCAATAGCCTTTGCGTCAGTCGGCGTCTCAACTTTCTTGGGCGAAGTCCCCGAGCCTGGTTCCGATGTGCGAGATGGCTTGGCCAGCGGCGCGTTCCGTGGCGTCGGTTTGGAAGCCTCGACCTTTGGAGCGGTTTCTTTTGCCGCAGGTTTGGGCTTCGCCGGCGAAGTCGTTCGTTCCGCCTTTTTCTCAGGCGACTTCTTCTCGGTCGACTTCTCTACAACTGGCGTCTTTTCTACCGGCCGCTTGGTGATCGTCTCTGTCTTCGTAGCCGATCGCTGTTTTGTAGGCGCTGGTTCAACCGGAGTTGCCGTTGCCGCCACGTTCAAAGCTTGCGCGAATTGCTCGACGCTTGCGAAGCGAGCATTGGGATCAGTCGCCAATGCGGCTGCCAAAACTCGACACAACGGATCGCCGGTTGCACCCTGCTCAACGGCCGTCGTCAATTCCGAAGGCAATGCGGATCGCGAATCGTTGGCAAAAGCAGGACGTCCGAACCGCAATTCAAATCCCAAACATCCAATTGCAAAGATGTCGTCGGCAACCGTCAGTTCGTGATTTTGCGAACCAGCCAAACGTTCGGGCGACCAGTAAGATTGGCAATCGGGTGATGAATCGAGCCATGTTTCGCGTTTGGACTTTCCGTTTTTTCCGGCAACGCTCTGCATCGATGCAAATGGATCTCGCAGCAAAGTCCATTGACCGGAATCGTTGGCCCAAATTCGATCGCGATGAATGTCGCCATGGACCATCTTCTTTGCGTGCATGGCTGCGACCGCATCGCAGATCGGATTTAGCACGGCCACGGTTTGCTGGACCGATCGAGGCTGGTCGAGTGGATCCAAGCATCGTCCC of the Rhodopirellula baltica SH 1 genome contains:
- a CDS encoding serine/threonine-protein kinase; this translates as MLLLLVAMPLQLVDFWKRMVQSGLADASDPPIWAADFANDHGGKPPSDPVSLASWLVKTGRVKKYPISRVLQHTTWEVDFPNTPLLRIPPLTLVAADKSAPFPFSDWQSVVCDPAQAGAKPVSGWLRQINPAGLPAEAAANLRAHAELSHPSLQPIEIVPVRNGPLGEPIGSRHDFAGVFTPLASGRCLDPLDQPRSVQQTVAVLNPICDAVAAMHAKKMVHGDIHRDRIWANDSGQWTLLRDPFASMQSVAGKNGKSKRETWLDSSPDCQSYWSPERLAGSQNHELTVADDIFAIGCLGFELRFGRPAFANDSRSALPSELTTAVEQGATGDPLCRVLAAALATDPNARFASVEQFAQALNVAATATPVEPAPTKQRSATKTETITKRPVEKTPVVEKSTEKKSPEKKAERTTSPAKPKPAAKETAPKVEASKPTPRNAPLAKPSRTSEPGSGTSPKKVETPTDAKAIAEAEVASVAKVAKEAMVERGGTSQPETSAGVASVDADPEADATPLVVAESEVPETTKAEASTATPEPKPTESKQNVAAVVPVRRRRRRRNRKAWYGIYALCVPVLVLVAMLATRDKNPREVAKRVRPPVPQFIPRVSSDTNQPTTPVRSPVRRSDPPATGIQVVDNEQMLWAPPDLRADGEQVSRATGLLPPGPAAVVTMDWQRLQQLGLLEMFGPETQSWLDALNQWSGVPSETIAHVALAWFPGEEGIPEVAAGIRLNEPKSLETLLDTWGVSSARGPGGETIYAGDTRDALAYFPMTQGRPAGAADDLVDAFAVGSIARIGEVAEMGGAPVVLPRLLEELWQSARPNDAIAFLTQPNFLVSDARHWMDATSPELIPWIRQNLLADCGGVLVRVASASENSSNETSTSPTGSYVEVRLAAAPGVDPTALATPLRAQLDNAPRWAEDFLVTRDIDPSWRLLAARLPSMWAFAQENVRTGRVDRKLVWNAYLPPLALPQLTLATLLATNTTTEPVSEAMASTQTKLSIEELLDRKMSVSFDQESLQFAVDTIAEEFNRDLPANNQLPPIEIIGGDLQKMGITQNQQIRDFAKNDIPLRTVLTDLVLGANPDRTATGPADPKQALVWVVKPDKSAILITTRLASDGQYELPAEFVSQASP